The Anopheles coluzzii chromosome 2, AcolN3, whole genome shotgun sequence genome window below encodes:
- the LOC120948461 gene encoding U6 snRNA-associated Sm-like protein LSm2: MLFYSFFKSLVGKDVVVELKNDLSICGTLHSVDQYLNIKLTDISVTDPEKYPHMLSVKNCFIRGSVVRYVQLPGDEVDTQLLQDAARKEAVTSVR; this comes from the exons ATG CTATTCTATTCCTTTTTCAAATCTCTCGTCGGGAAGGATGTCGTTGTCGAACTGAAAAATGACCTGAG TATTTGCGGAACGCTACATTCGGTTGATCAGTATCTAAACATAAAGCTCACAGACATCAGCGTGACCGATCCGGAAAAGTATCCACATATGCTGTCGGTAAAGAATTGTTTCATCCGAGGTTCGGTCGTACGGTACGTGCAGCTACCAGGAGACGAAGTGGACACACAGCTGCTGCAAGACGCAGCTCGAAAAGAAGCTGTAACAAGCGTACGATAA